Proteins encoded within one genomic window of Aquarana catesbeiana isolate 2022-GZ linkage group LG03, ASM4218655v1, whole genome shotgun sequence:
- the LOC141134953 gene encoding C-reactive protein-like has protein sequence MELCVPLFLMVILASWAQEDLEGKVFIFPRDRSSDHVILKPAITKPLQKVSICLNVYSDLSRTYSPFSLATTEKSPAFIFYSNSLNLWSIAVNGILEYIKTDTDSLNWRHICVTWDSDTGVVQFWANGKLYPRKVLSKGSSINGITSIVLGQVHNNLGEIMTSSFSFFGEISDVHMWDVVLTPRDIQKVISGDRYGNVISWKSLVYEMIGEVLLQPKLQCKSGGSVSSVCIPCY, from the coding sequence ACTTGGAGGGGAAAGTGTTCATCTTCCCTAGAGACAGGAGCTCAGATCATGTCATTCTGAAACCTGCAATTACAAAGCCATTGCAGAAAGTCAGCATCTGTCTAAATGTCTACAGTGATCTTTCACGTACTTATAGTCCCTTCTCTCTCGCTACTACAGAAAAGAGTCCtgcttttatattctattcaaactCTCTAAATCTCTGGTCCATAGCAGTAAATGGAATTCTTGAATATATTAAGACAGACACGGATTCCTTGAACTGGAGACACATCTGTGTAACCTGGGACTCTGACACTGGTGTGGTCCAATTTTGGGCCAATGGAAAACTCTACCCCAGAAAAGTCTTATCAAAAGGGTCTTCTATCAATGGTATAACCAGCATTGTTCTGGGGCAGGTTCATAATAATTTGGGGGAAATTATGacttcttctttttcattttttggagAAATAAGTGATGTCCACATGTGGGATGTTGTCCTGACTCCAAGAGACATCCAGAAAGTCATCTCTGGTGACCGCTATGGAAATGTCATTAGTTGGAAATCTCTAGTCTATGAAATGATAGGGGAAGTTCTTCTTCAACCTAAACTTCAATGCAAGTCTGGGGGGTCCGTCAGCTCAGTATGTATACCATGTtattaa